From the Micromonospora echinospora genome, the window CTGGCTGGAGCAGCGGCTCGGGATCGACCGGCTGCTCGACGTCGACGAGCTGCCCGGCGCGGCGGACGCCGACGCCGCCCCGGACGCCGAGCTGCTCGCCCTCCAGGAGCGTTTCCTGGCCAGCGAGTGGGCCGACCGGGTGCCGCTGGAGGTGGAGGTGCCCTTCGCCACGGTCATCGGCGGGGTGGTGGTCCGGGGCCGGATGGACGCGGTCTTCACCCGCCCCGGCGGCCGGTACGACGTGGTCGACTGGAAGACCGGACGGCAACCGGCCGGGGTGGAGGCCGACGCGGCGGCGGTGCAGCTGGCGGTCTACCGGCTGGCCTGGGCGGAGCTGGCCGGGGTGCCGGTGGAGCAGGTGGGCGCGGCGTTCCACTACGTCCGCGACGGGGTGACCGTCCGCCCGACGGATCTGCTGGATGTGGCGGGGCTTACCGCGCTGGTGGCAGGATTACCGGAGGAACCTGGTGCCGTCGAGCCGGATCCGTGATAGCTTGGGTTCGTTGCAGTTTTGGTTACCAGAGACTCTGTGTGCGCCTGGTGAATTGTGGCCCCAGGCGCTCTTTGTTGTGTCCGGAGTTCTCCGGGCGGGGCGACCAGCAGCGACAGGCGAGCCGTGCAAGCGGTGCGCCACTCATCGAGTCCGCAACAGGTGCGGGCACGACGTTCCGTCAAGGAGACGAAACACATGGCAATTGGTACCGTCAAGTGGTTCAACGCTGACAAGGGCTTCGGCTTCATCACCCCGGATGGCGGGGGCCCCGACGTCTTCGCCCACTTCTCGGCGATCCAGTCCTCCGGCTACCGGAGCCTGGACGAGAACCAGCGGGTCGAGTTCGAGGTGACCCAGGGCCAGAAGGGCCCGCAGGCCGAGAACATCCGTCCGCTCTGATCCGCCAGGATCCCAGCGACACCCACCGCGCCCTCCGGGTGTGGTGACGCGGCCGGTCCGCAGCGAATCCGCGCGGACCGGCCGCGTACCCCTTCGGTTCGTGCTTGTGACCACCGCCGCGCCAGCGCACTGGCCGCAGGCGGTGACAGCGCCGCCCGCCGGCGCCCTCCCTCGACACGTGCCGCGTCGAGGAAGGCTTCCCCATGACCACCGTCATTCCGTCGTTCGCCGACATCGGCCTCCGGTCCGAACTGCTCGCCGAACTCTCCGCGCAGGGCATCGACCGGCCGTTCCCGATCCAGGCGGCCACCCTGCCCGACTCGCTCGCCGGCCGGGACGTGCTCGGCCGGGGGCGTACCGGCTCCGGCAAGACCCTCGCCTTCGGACTGCCGACCCTGCACCGCACCGCCGGCCACCGGGCCCGGCCCGGGCGGCCGAAGGCCCTCGTCCTGGTGCCCACCCGGGAGTTGGCCCAGCAGGTGACCACCGCGCTCACGCCGTACGCGAAGGCCCTCGGGCTGCGCTGCGTGACCGTGGTCGGCGGGCTCTCCCTGCAACGTCAGGCGGACGCCCTGCGGGCCGGGGCCGAGGTGGTCGTGGCCACCCCGGGCCGGCTGCACGACCTGATCGACCGCGGCGACGTCCGGCTCAACGAGGTACAGGTCACCGTCCTCGACGAGGCCGACCGGATGGCCGACATGGGCTTCCTGCCGCAGGTCACCAAGCTGCTGGAGCAGGTCGCTCCGGACGGCCAGCGGATGCTGTTCTCGGCCACCCTCGACGGGGGCGTGGACCGGCTGGTCCGCCGTTTCCTGACCAACCCGGTCTCCCACTCGGTCGATCCCGGCACCGCCACGGTGACCGCGATGACCCACCACGTGCTGCACGTCGACGCGGACGACAAACCCGGCACGCTGGCGCAGATCGCGGCCCGTGAGGGCCGCACCATCATGTTCATGGGTACGAAGCACCGCGCCGACCGGCTCGCCCGGCAACTGCTCGCCCGGGGGGTACGCGCGGCCGCGCTGCACGGGGGCAAGTCGCAGCCGCAGCGCACCCGGATCCTGGAGCAGTTCAAGACCGGGGCGGTCACCGCGCTGATCGCCACCGACGTGGCCGCCCGGGGCATCCACGTGGACGGGCTCGACCTGGTGGTGAACGTGGACCCGCCGACCGAGGCGAAGGACTACCTGCACCGGGGTGGGCGTACCGCGCGGGCCGGGGAGTCCGGCACCGTGGTCACCCTGGTCCTGCCGGAGCAGCGCCGCGATGTCGTCAAGTTGATGAGCGTGGCCGGCATCAAGCCGCATGTGGTCGCGGTGCGCCCCGGCGACGAGGTGCTGGTCCGGGTGACCGGTGCCCGCGAGCCCTCCGGTGTCCCGGTCACCATCCCGGTGCCGGCCGCCGCCACCCGGGTCGCCACCCCGGCCAGGACCGGCGGCGGCTCGGGCGCGACGGACGCCAAGGCCCCGGCCGGCGGGCGGAGCCCGCACCGCTCCTCGGGGCGTTCCCGCCGTTCCCGCCGTCCCCGCGCCTCCTGACCACCTCGGTGCCTCCGAGACCGGTCGGGAGGTCCGGGTCGTCGGGTCCCTGAATCGTGTGCCCCGGTGGGGATCCGGGCCGGATGGTCTCGGCTCGGTCACTGTCGTCCGTGCCACCGCTGGCGATGTCGGATGCGGACGGTAGTTTCGTCCCTGTCGGCCGTCGAACTCCGTCGCTGAGTCGGGGATCAGCAAGGGGAGCGTCGGGTGGCCGACAGCACCGATCGGCCGGGGGGCTGATGGTGAGGCCGGGGGAGCGGGTCGGTGGGGACCGACCCGCGTCGGATTCGGGCTGATGGGGATCGGCCCGTATCAGGAGGAGTGACGATGGGGGCCCACGCCGGGGCGGTGCGTGAACTGCTGGTGGTGCTCGTGGTGGCCGGAGTCGGCCTGCTGCTCGCGCTGCTGGCGGCGTTCGGGCCGTGGCATCCCGGGGTCGACGACCGGCACCCGGCCGTGGTGGTCGAGTTGCACAGTCCGGTCGGGGTGGGCACGGGGGGTGTCGCCGACAACGCCGGTTGACCGACGGGTCACGCCGGGCGACCGGTTCGGTTGCCCGGCGTCACCCGTCAGGGGCCACCGGTGGTTCCCGCCTACGGCGTCACCGGGGCGGCGGGGCGGTGTCCGGGGGTGAGCAGGTCGGCGAGGGACGTCCGGTCGACGACCTGCTCGACCGCCCCGTGCACGGCCAGCCAGACGTCCCGGAGCCCGACGGCCACCCCCTGGTAGCCGGCGCTCTCGGCGGGTAGGCCGCGCACGCTGGTCAGGGTGCCGCCGACGGCGCGCAGCACGTCCCCGACGGTGATCCGGTCGGCGGGGCGGCTCAGGGTGTAGCCACCCTCCGTGCCGCGGTGGCTGACCAGCACGTCGGCCCGGCGCAGGTCGAGCAGGATGCCGTGCAGCACGCTGAGCGGGATCTGCTGGACCTCGGCCAGGACGGCGGCCTTGACCAGCTCGCCACCGCCACGGTCGGCGATGGCGAGCACGGCACGGAGGGCGTAGTCGGCGCGGGCGGAGACGTGCATGGCGTCAGGCACCTGTCTGGTCGAGGACGCCCCACCGGCGTCGGATCGCCTTGTCGGCCGCGCCGAACGCCGCGTCGACCACCAGCCCGACCACCAGGATCACGATCATCGTGGCGAGCAGCCAGGGCGCGTCGGAGAGTTCGCGGGAGTAGGTGAGCTGTGCGCCCAGCGAGGTGGTGGAGATGCCCACCACGATCAGCTCGCCGGCCATCAGGCTGCGCCAGGAGAAGGCCCAGCCCTGCTTGAGCCCGGCGACGATGGCGGGCAGCGCGGCCGGCGCGATCACGTACCGGTAGAGGTTCAGCCCCCGCGCGCCGAGGTTGCGGCCGGCGCGCACCAGCAGCGGTGGCACGTAGTCGACCCCGGCGATGACACCGTTGGCGATCGACGGGGCGGCACCGAGCACCACCACGAAGAAGATCGCCTTCTCGCTCAGCTCGAACAGCAGGATGGCCAGCGGGAACCAGGCGATCGAGGGCATGGTCTGCAACGCCGTGATCATCGAGCCGATGGCGGCCCGGAGCACCCGGGAGCGGGCCACCGCCAGGCCGACCAGCAGGCCCACCGCGACGGAGAAGACGTACCCGACGGCGGCCCGGCGCAGGGTGGTCGCCATGCCGTCCCAGAGCTGCGGCCCGCTGACCTGGCGGAGGAGTTCCTGCCCGACGGTGACCGGCCCGGGCAGCGAGTACTCCGGCTTCCAGCCGGTCCAGACCACCACCTGCCACGCCCCGACGGCGATGGCGAGCGCCGCGAGCTTCGGCCAGGTCGCCGACCAGGTCCGGCTGGCCCGGGAGGGGACCTTCTCCTGACCGGCGATCTCCAGCGCGTCCAGTCCGGAGATCTCCGCGTCGGTACGCGTACCGCTGGTGAGGATGTCACCGGCCATGGCGTCCCACCTCCTCACGCAGTCGGTCGGTGACCTCGGCGGCGATCGCAGCGACCTCGGGGGAGTCGATGCGCCGGGGGCGGGGCACGTCGACCCGGGTGGACCAGATGATCCGGCCCGGTCGGCTGGAGAGCAGGATGATCCGGTCGGCGAGCCGGGCCGCCTCCCGGACGTTGTGGGTCACGAAGAGCACGGTGAGCTGGCGCTCCGACCAGATCCGTTCCAGCTCGTCGTGGAGGATGTCCCGGGTCATCGCGTCGAGCGCGCCGAACGGCTCGTCCATCAGCAGCACCGGGGTCTCCAGGGCCAGGGTGCGGGCCAACGCGACCCGCTGCCGCATGCCGCCGGAGAGTTCGTGCGGGCGTTTGCGGCCGAAGTCGGCGAGGTGCACGGTGCGCAGCAGCTCGGCGACCCGTTCCCGGCGTCGCGCCCGGGACAGGCCGCGCAGTTTCAGCGGCACCTCGACGTTGCCCTCCACGGTCAGCCAGGGGAAGAGGGCCGACTCCTGGAACATCAGCCCCGGGTTGACCCCGGGGCCGAGGGCGATCTCCCCGCCGCTGACCCGGTCCAGGCCGGCGACCAGGTTGAGCAGGGTGCTCTTGCCGCAGCCGGAGGCCCCGACGAGACAGACGAACTCACCGGGGGAGACGTCGAGGCTGACCCCGTCCAGGGCGAGGACGGTGCCGTCTCCGCGTCCGTACACCTTGGTCACGCCGCGCAGCGCGACCGCACCGGTCGCGCTGCGCGGGGTCGTCGTGGTCGACGTCACGGCTGGACTACCTCGGGCTTGCCCTGGGCCTTGAGCACCTCGTTGAGGTACGTCAGGTCGTAGAGCCCGTCCAGGCTGACCGGCTGGGTCAGCCCGACCGCGACGGCGTGGTCCAGCCCGGTCTTCAGGGAGGAGGGGATCGGGTCGTTGGTGAACTCCAGGGTCGGCCAGGCCTGCTTGATCAGCTTGAGGTCCAGCGGCTTGCCGGTGATCTTGCCGATGTGGTCGGAGATGGCCTGGTGCGCCTGGTCCGGGTTGGCGTTGACGAACTCGTTCGCGGCCACCTGCGCTTCGACCAGCTTCTTCACCACGTCCGGATGTTCCTTCAGGAACTTGGTGCTGACGATCAGGTTGGTGATGACGAACTTCCGGTCCGGCCAGAGGTCCCGCTCGTCGACGAGCACCTTGCCGCCGGCGTTGACCAGCCGGGACACGAACGGCTCGGGCACCCAGGCCCCGTCGATCGCGCCGCTGGTGAAGGTCTCGACGGTCTGCGCGTTCTCCTGCGGGACGATCTTGACGTCGCCGCCACCCTCCTTGGTGGTGACGATCCCCTTCTCCTTGAGCCAGAAGCGCAGCGCGACGTCCTGGGTGTTGCCGAGCTGCGGGGTGGCGATCTTCTTGCCCCTGAGCTGCTCGACCGAGGTGATCTCGGGCTTGACGACCAGGGCGACGCCGCCGGAGGCGGCACCGGAGATCACCCGGACCGCCTCGCCCTTGCTCTTGGAGTGCGCGTTGACCGTCGGGTTCGGACCGATGTAGGTCGCGTCCAGCGCGCCGGAGAAGATCGCCTCGATGGCGGCCGGGCCGGCGTTGAAGGTCTTGGTCTCCAGCTTGACGTCGCCGCCGAGCTTCTCGGCGAAGATGCCCTTCTCCACACCGACCACGGCCGGCGCGTGGGTGATGTTGGGGAAGTAGCCGAGGCGCAGCGTCGTCGGCCCGGAAGAACCACCGGCCGCGTCGGCGTCGTCCTCGCCACCGCAGGCGGTCAGGGTCGCCAGGCCGACGAGCGCGACGGCCGCCAGCGACAACGCACGGCGGTGGGGGTGCCGTCTCATCCTCTTGTCCAATCCTCGATATTCCTACTTTGTCGGTGGGAATAGTGGCCCCGGGGCGCGCGTGGCGTCAAGCGCCGACCGGCTCGTGGAAAAGCGACGCCGGGGGTATCCCGCTTTTCCTATCTCTTTGCTAGGTTATCCGCGCGCGGGCCGTGCGGCGGCGGTAGCGCGGAGGCGGCGGCGACACGACCACGAGAGGCGCGGCGATGACCTTCCACTGGTTCCTGCCCACCTCCGGCGACGGCCACCAGGTCGGTGCCGCCACCGTCAGCGCCGGCGCCGCCCGCCACGTTCGCGCCGCCACCGTCGAGTACCTCAGCGAGGTCGGGCGGGCCGCCGAGCAGGCCGGCTTCGCCGCCGCCCTCACCCCGGTCGGCTCCGGCTGCCCCGACCCGTGGATCGTCTGCGCCGCCGTCGCCCGGCACACCGAACGGATCGGCCTGCTGGTCGCCGTCCGGGCCGGGTTCGCCCTGCCGACGCTGATCGCCCAGCAGGCCGAGGCGTTCCAGGCGGTCTCCGGCGGGCGGTTGGCGCTCAACATTGTCACCGGCGGCGACCCCGCCGAACAGCGGGCCTACGGTGACTTCCTCGACCACGACGCGCGCTACGCCCGGACCGACGAGTTCGTCGACGTGCTCCGCCGCTCCTGGGCGGGGGCGCCGTTCGACTTCACCGGCGCCCACTACCGGGTGGCCGGTGGCGGACTGGCCGCCCCGCTGGCCGATCCGCCGCCGGTCTACTTCGGTGGGGCCTCCCCGGCCGCCGAGGCGGTCGCCGCGCGGCGCGCCGACGTGTACCTGATGTGGGGCGAGCCGCCCGCGGCGATCGGGACCCGGGTGACCCGGATCCGCCGCCTCGCCGCCGAACAGGGCCGCACCCTGCGCACCGGGATCCGGTTGCACGTCATCGCCCGACCGACCGCCACCGAGGCGTGGGCCGAGGCGGACCGGCTGCTGACCGGCATGAGCCCGGAGCGGATCGCCGCCGCCCAGGCCCGGTTCGCCCGGATGGACTCGGTGGGCCAGGCCCGGATGACCGCACTCCACGGCGGCAGCGCCGACGGCCTCACCGTCGCACCGAATCTCTGGGCCGGCATCGGCCTGGTCCGCGAGGGCGCGGGCACCGCGCTCGTCGGCAGCTACGCCGAGGTCGCGGCCCGGATCGACGAGTACGCCGCGCTCGGCGTCGACGAGTTCGTCCTCTCCGGCTGGCCGCACCGGGAGGAGGCCCGCCGGGTCGGCGAGGAGGTGCTGCCACGGGTGTCGCAGCCACGTGCGTTCCCCGCCGCCGGCGGCGGGTCCGGGCGGGCCGGGGGGTCGACACGCTAGGGTCGACGCGTGGCGCGGAGATCCAGAATCCCAGCGACGAAGTATCCGGTGGAACGGTTCACCCTCGACAACGGACTGCGGGTGGTGCTCAGCCCCGATCGCAGTGCCCCGGTGGTCGGGGTCGCCGTCGTCTACGACGTCGGCATCCGGTCCGAGCCGGAGGGGCGCACCGGCTTCGCCCACCTCTTCGAGCACCTGATGTTCCAGGGCTCGGAGAACCTGGAGAAGCTGGCCCACTTCCGGCACGTGCAGGGGGCCGGAGGGACCTTCAACGGTTCCACCCACCTGGACTACACCGACTACTACGAGTACCTCCCGGCCAACGCGCTGGAACGCGCGCTCTTCCTGGAGGCCGACCGGATGCGCGGTCCCCGGCTGACCGAGGAGAACCTGCGCAACCAGGTCGACGTGGTCAAGGAGGAGATCCGGGTCAACGTGCTCAACCGCCCGTACGGCGGTTTCCCCTGGCTGACCCTGTCACCGGTGGTCTTCGACACGTTCCCCAACGCCCACGACGGGTACGGCTCCTTCGACGACCTGGAGTCGGCGACCGTCGACGAGGCGGTCGACTTCTTCCAGCGCTTCTACGCCAGCGGCAACGCCGTCCTGGCGGTCAGCGGGGACCTCGACGTGGCCGAGGCCACCACGCTGGTCGAGCGCCACTTCGGCGACGTGCCGGCCCGGCCCGCGCCGGACCGGCCCGACTTCCGTGAACCGGACCTGACCGCCGAGCGGCGCACCTCGTACACCGACAAGCTGGCCCCGATGCCGGCGGTGGCGAGCGCCTGGCGGGTGCCCGACCCGCTCACCGACGTCACCGGCTACCTGGCGTACGTGGTGCTCGCCGAGGTGCTCACCGACGGCGACGCGTCCCGGCTGGTCGAGCGGCTGGTGCAGCGGGACCGGACGGTCACCAGCATCGGCGGTTACCTCGGCTTCATGGGCGACCCGTTCGACGTCCGCGACCCGACCGTGCTGCTGCTCCAGCACCACCTGCCGCCCGGCGGCGACGTGGACCGGGTGCTGCGCACCGTCGACGAGGAACTGGACCGGCTCGCCACCGACGGGCTCACCGAGGGCGAACTGGCCCGGACCCAGGCCCGGATGGCCACCCACCTGCTGCGCGACACCGACGCGGTGCTCGGCCGAGCACTGCGGATGGCGGTGCTGGAGCAGCAGCGCGGTGAGCCGGGCCTGCTCAACGAGCTGCCCCGGCTGGTCGGCGAGGTCACCGAGGAGCAGGTCCGCGCCGCCGCCGCCACCCTGCGGCCCGAGCGCCGCGCGTCGATCGAGGTCATTCCCGGAGGTGCCCGGTGACGACGGAGACCACGGCCCGGCCGCTGCCGCCGCTCGGCCCGGTACGCCGGCTGAAGCTGCCCCGCCAGGCCGAGCGGACGCTCGACA encodes:
- a CDS encoding cold-shock protein; translated protein: MAIGTVKWFNADKGFGFITPDGGGPDVFAHFSAIQSSGYRSLDENQRVEFEVTQGQKGPQAENIRPL
- a CDS encoding DEAD/DEAH box helicase; translated protein: MTTVIPSFADIGLRSELLAELSAQGIDRPFPIQAATLPDSLAGRDVLGRGRTGSGKTLAFGLPTLHRTAGHRARPGRPKALVLVPTRELAQQVTTALTPYAKALGLRCVTVVGGLSLQRQADALRAGAEVVVATPGRLHDLIDRGDVRLNEVQVTVLDEADRMADMGFLPQVTKLLEQVAPDGQRMLFSATLDGGVDRLVRRFLTNPVSHSVDPGTATVTAMTHHVLHVDADDKPGTLAQIAAREGRTIMFMGTKHRADRLARQLLARGVRAAALHGGKSQPQRTRILEQFKTGAVTALIATDVAARGIHVDGLDLVVNVDPPTEAKDYLHRGGRTARAGESGTVVTLVLPEQRRDVVKLMSVAGIKPHVVAVRPGDEVLVRVTGAREPSGVPVTIPVPAAATRVATPARTGGGSGATDAKAPAGGRSPHRSSGRSRRSRRPRAS
- a CDS encoding RrF2 family transcriptional regulator, which encodes MHVSARADYALRAVLAIADRGGGELVKAAVLAEVQQIPLSVLHGILLDLRRADVLVSHRGTEGGYTLSRPADRITVGDVLRAVGGTLTSVRGLPAESAGYQGVAVGLRDVWLAVHGAVEQVVDRTSLADLLTPGHRPAAPVTP
- a CDS encoding ABC transporter permease, which gives rise to MAGDILTSGTRTDAEISGLDALEIAGQEKVPSRASRTWSATWPKLAALAIAVGAWQVVVWTGWKPEYSLPGPVTVGQELLRQVSGPQLWDGMATTLRRAAVGYVFSVAVGLLVGLAVARSRVLRAAIGSMITALQTMPSIAWFPLAILLFELSEKAIFFVVVLGAAPSIANGVIAGVDYVPPLLVRAGRNLGARGLNLYRYVIAPAALPAIVAGLKQGWAFSWRSLMAGELIVVGISTTSLGAQLTYSRELSDAPWLLATMIVILVVGLVVDAAFGAADKAIRRRWGVLDQTGA
- a CDS encoding ABC transporter ATP-binding protein — its product is MTSTTTTPRSATGAVALRGVTKVYGRGDGTVLALDGVSLDVSPGEFVCLVGASGCGKSTLLNLVAGLDRVSGGEIALGPGVNPGLMFQESALFPWLTVEGNVEVPLKLRGLSRARRRERVAELLRTVHLADFGRKRPHELSGGMRQRVALARTLALETPVLLMDEPFGALDAMTRDILHDELERIWSERQLTVLFVTHNVREAARLADRIILLSSRPGRIIWSTRVDVPRPRRIDSPEVAAIAAEVTDRLREEVGRHGR
- a CDS encoding ABC transporter substrate-binding protein, translated to MRRHPHRRALSLAAVALVGLATLTACGGEDDADAAGGSSGPTTLRLGYFPNITHAPAVVGVEKGIFAEKLGGDVKLETKTFNAGPAAIEAIFSGALDATYIGPNPTVNAHSKSKGEAVRVISGAASGGVALVVKPEITSVEQLRGKKIATPQLGNTQDVALRFWLKEKGIVTTKEGGGDVKIVPQENAQTVETFTSGAIDGAWVPEPFVSRLVNAGGKVLVDERDLWPDRKFVITNLIVSTKFLKEHPDVVKKLVEAQVAANEFVNANPDQAHQAISDHIGKITGKPLDLKLIKQAWPTLEFTNDPIPSSLKTGLDHAVAVGLTQPVSLDGLYDLTYLNEVLKAQGKPEVVQP
- a CDS encoding LLM class flavin-dependent oxidoreductase, whose amino-acid sequence is MTFHWFLPTSGDGHQVGAATVSAGAARHVRAATVEYLSEVGRAAEQAGFAAALTPVGSGCPDPWIVCAAVARHTERIGLLVAVRAGFALPTLIAQQAEAFQAVSGGRLALNIVTGGDPAEQRAYGDFLDHDARYARTDEFVDVLRRSWAGAPFDFTGAHYRVAGGGLAAPLADPPPVYFGGASPAAEAVAARRADVYLMWGEPPAAIGTRVTRIRRLAAEQGRTLRTGIRLHVIARPTATEAWAEADRLLTGMSPERIAAAQARFARMDSVGQARMTALHGGSADGLTVAPNLWAGIGLVREGAGTALVGSYAEVAARIDEYAALGVDEFVLSGWPHREEARRVGEEVLPRVSQPRAFPAAGGGSGRAGGSTR
- a CDS encoding M16 family metallopeptidase produces the protein MARRSRIPATKYPVERFTLDNGLRVVLSPDRSAPVVGVAVVYDVGIRSEPEGRTGFAHLFEHLMFQGSENLEKLAHFRHVQGAGGTFNGSTHLDYTDYYEYLPANALERALFLEADRMRGPRLTEENLRNQVDVVKEEIRVNVLNRPYGGFPWLTLSPVVFDTFPNAHDGYGSFDDLESATVDEAVDFFQRFYASGNAVLAVSGDLDVAEATTLVERHFGDVPARPAPDRPDFREPDLTAERRTSYTDKLAPMPAVASAWRVPDPLTDVTGYLAYVVLAEVLTDGDASRLVERLVQRDRTVTSIGGYLGFMGDPFDVRDPTVLLLQHHLPPGGDVDRVLRTVDEELDRLATDGLTEGELARTQARMATHLLRDTDAVLGRALRMAVLEQQRGEPGLLNELPRLVGEVTEEQVRAAAATLRPERRASIEVIPGGAR